One genomic region from Balaenoptera acutorostrata chromosome 1, mBalAcu1.1, whole genome shotgun sequence encodes:
- the ANKRD65 gene encoding LOW QUALITY PROTEIN: ankyrin repeat domain-containing protein 65 (The sequence of the model RefSeq protein was modified relative to this genomic sequence to represent the inferred CDS: inserted 1 base in 1 codon), protein MTATCTACSRDAGGDTPARTAAEAPCNTRQALLPSTCAIELLALAHACEDLTVLHSFIHSFNKHSVELPLCARHDGRLWIQRGGRPTEASACSGTALCRTPCSLWDESASLCDVLSRSSHSRRGVTVAYGMDSRVSEPRKQDLTEAGAEQELRWLELGSEEAPGAGTEGPSAPQAWGHLLQAVWKGHVGLVTQLLRQGASVEERDRAGRTPLHLAVLRGHVPLVRLLLQRGGRAVAADRAGRTPLHEAAWHGPSRAAELLLRRGASANARCEAGLTPLHWAAALGRTLLARRLLDAPGPGPAAADARGWTAAHWAAAGGRLPVLELLAAGGGAGLDGALLVAAAAGQSAALRLLLTHGARVDTQDGAGATALGVAADLGRRQDMEMLLEHGANPSLKDRHGRSALHRAAAGGHLLAVQLLAAWGAEVDARDTLGLTPCXHAARGGHMEVAGHLLARGAKVDAAGWLHVTPLHLAVERGHGSTAELLLSRGASPTRRTQWGEVAQDLGPAVCGEQEES, encoded by the exons ATGACAGCGACATGCACAGCTTGTTCAAGGGACGCGGGTGGAGACACGCCGGCCAGGACAGCTGCTGAGGCCCCCTGCAACACACGCCAAGCCCTGCTGCCCAGCACATGTGCAATTGAACTGCTTGCACTGGCGCACGCGTGTGAAGATCTCACG gtcctccactcattcattcactcattcaacaagcattccGTTGAGCTCCCGCTGTGCGCCAGGCACGATGGACGCCTGTGGATTCAACGCGGAGGGAGGCCAACAGAAGCCTCTGCCTGTAGCGGGACAGCTCTTTGCAG AACACCTTGCTCCTTATGGGACGAATCTGCCAGCCTGTGTGACGTGCTGTCACGAAGCTCTCATTCTAGAAGAGGAGTGACCGTGGCTTACGGG ATGGACTCTAGGGTCTCTGAGCCCCGGAAGCAGGACCTGACAGAGGCAGGGGCAGAGCAGGAACTGCGGTGGTTGGAGCTGGGCTCCGAGGAGGCCCCAGGAGCTGGGACAGAGGGGCCCAGCGCCCCACAGGCCTGGGGGCACCTGCTGCAGGCCGTGTGGAAGGGTCACGTGGGCCTGGTGACTCAGCTGCTGCGGCAAGGGGCCAGTGTGGAGGAGAG GGACCGCGCGGGCAGGACCCCGCTGCATCTGGCCGTGCTGCGCGGCCACGTGCCGCTGGTGCGTCTCCTGCTGCAGCGCGGGGGCCGGGCTGTAGCCGCAGACCGCGCAGGGCGCACGCCGCTGCACGAGGCCGCCTGGCACGGGCCCTCGCGGGCGGCCGAGCTGCTCCTACGGCGCGGGGCGTCGGCGAACGCGCGCTGCGAGGCCGGCCTCACGCCGCTGCACTGGGCCGCCGCGCTGGGCCGCACGCTGCTGGCCAGGCGCCTGCTGGACGCACCGGGCCCGGGCCCCGCGGCGGCGGACGCGCGCGGTTGGACGGCGGCGCACTGGGCGGCCGCGGGCGGCCGGCTGCCGGTGCTCGAGCTGCTGGCGGCGGGCGGTGGCGCGGGCCTGGACGGCGCCCTGCTCGTGGCGGCCGCGGCCGGGCAGTCGGCAGCGCTGCGCCTCCTCCTGACGCACGGGGCGCGGGTGGACACCCAGGACGGCGCGGGGGCCACGGCGCTGGGTGTCGCGGCCGACCTGGGCCGCCGGCAG GACATGGAGATGCTGCTTGAGCACGGGGCCAACCCAAGCCTCAAGGACAGGCACGGCCGCTCTGCACTCCACAGGGCTGCTGCTGGTGGACATCTGCTCGCCGTCCAACTGCTGGCCGCCTGGGGAGCGGAGGTGGACGCTCGGGACACGTTGGGCCTCACCCCCT CCCACGCTGCCCGGGGAGGCCACATGGAGGTCGCCGGCCACCTCCTGGCCAGGGGCGCGAAGGTCGACGCTGCTGGCTGGCTCCACGTGACCCCCCTGCATCTTGCCGTGGAGCGCGGCCACGGCTCCACCGCAGAGCTTTTGCTGAGCCGAGGGGCCAGCCCCACCCGGAGGACGCAGTGGGGGGAGGTGGCCCAGGACCTGGGGCCTGCCGTCTGTGGAGAGCAGGAGGAGTCCTAG
- the TMEM88B gene encoding transmembrane protein 88B, translated as MSEQERETEEDEGGGASDTAPMLPRRLPDHQASDPMSPGWAGPAAPGRGILLLPRRALAALLLHLLLPAAVFLLLLLPAATTVYLGFLCHSRVHPAPRPACRALLSDRGSAALIVSGFLSLPPLLVLASAARARLARRLRSLLPPPTWSPGPRRHPDGEEQLCAWV; from the exons ATGAGTGAgcaggagagggagacagaggaggacGAGGGAGGGGGCGCTTCAGACACGGCACCCATGCTGCCCCGAAGGCTTCCTGACCACCAGGCCTCAGACCCGATGTCCCCAGGGTGGGCGGGCCCGGCTGCCCCAGGCCGGGGGATCCTGCTGCTGCCACGTCGGGCCCTGGCTGCGCTCCTGCTCCATCTGCTGCTGCCCGCAGCCgtgttcctgctgctgctgctgcccgcAGCCACCACTGTGTACCTGGGATTCCTGTGCCACTCGAGG GTCCACCCGGCGCCCCGCCCCGCGTGCCGCGCGCTGCTGTCCGACCGCGGCTCCGCGGCGCTCATCGTGTCGGGTTTCCTCTCGCTGCCTCCGCTGCTGGTGCTCGCCTCGGCCGCCCGCGCCCGCCTGGCCCGACGCCTCCGCTCGCTGCTGCCACCCCCGACCTGGAGTCCCGGACCCCGCCGCCACCCCGACGGGGAGGAGCAGCTCTGCGCCTGGGTGTGA
- the VWA1 gene encoding von Willebrand factor A domain-containing protein 1, producing the protein MLPWTVLGLALSLRLARSGAERGPPASAPQGDLLFLLDSSASVSHYEFSRVREFLGQLAALLPLGPGALRASLVHVGSRPHTEFPFGQHSSGSAVQDAIRAAAQRMGDTNTGLALAYAKEQLFAKAAGARPGVPKVLVWVTDGGSSDPVGPPMQELKDLGVTVFIVSTGRGNLLELSAAASAPAEKHLHFVDVDDLHIITQALRGSILDAMWPQQLRASEVTSSSFRLAWPPLLTADSGYYLLELAPSAQPGTARRQQLLGNATGWAWAGLDPDTDYDVALVPESNVRLLRPQHLRVRTLPEETGPERIVVSHARPRSLRVSWAPALGPAAALGYHVQVGPLWGGAAQRVEVPAGRNSTTLQGLAPGTAYLVTVTAAFRSGRERALSAKACTPDGERSRASRPQSPGAGGREP; encoded by the exons ATGCTGCCCTGGACGGTGCTCGGCCTGGCCCTGAGCCTGCGGCTGGCGCGGAGCGGCGCGGAGCGTG gccCCCCGGCATCTGCCCCCCAGGGGGACCTGCTGTTTCTGTTGGACAGCTCGGCCAGCGTGTCTCATTATGAGTTCTCCCGAGTTCGGGAGTTTTTGGGGCAGCTGGCGGCCCTGCTgcccctgggccctggggccctGCGTGCCAGCCTGGTGCATGTGGGCAGTCGGCCGCACACCGAGTTCCCCTTCGGCCAGCACAGCTCAGGCTCGGCCGTCCAGGACGCCATACGCGCTGCAGCCCAGCGCATGGGTGACACCAACACTGGCCTGGCGCTGGCATACGCCAAGGAGCAGCTGTTTGCCAAGGCGGCGGGGGCCCGGCCGGGGGTGCCCAAGGTGTTGGTGTGGGTGACAGACGGCGGCTCCAGCGACCCCGTGGGGCCCCCCATGCAGGAGCTGAAGGACCTGGGCGTCACCGTCTTCATCGTCAGCACCGGCCGCGGCAACCTCCTGGAGCTGTCGGCCGCCGCCTCGGCCCCTGCTGAGAAGCACCTGCACTTTGTGGATGTGGATGACCTGCACATCATCACCCAGGCGCTGAGGGGCTCCATTCTTG aCGCGATGTGGCCGCAGCAGCTCCGTGCCTCCGAGGTCACGTCCAGCAGCTTCCGTCTGGCCTGGCCGCCCCTACTGACCGCCGACTCGGGCTACTACCTGTTGGAGCTGGCGCCCAGCGCCCAGCCGGGGACGGCGCGCCGCCAGCAGCTGCTAGGGAACGCCACGGGCTGGGCCTGGGCCGGCCTGGACCCTGACACGGACTACGACGTGGCGCTGGTGCCGGAGTCCAACGTGCGGCTCTTGAGGCCACAGCACCTGCGGGTGCGCACTCTGCCGG AGGAGACCGGGCCGGAGCGCATCGTCGTCTCGCACGCCAGGCCGCGCAGCCTGCGCGTGAGCTGGGCCCCGGCGCTGGGCCCGGCCGCCGCGCTCGGCTACCACGTGCAGGTCGGGCCCCTGTGGGGCGGCGCGGCGCAGCGCGTGGAGGTGCCCGCGGGCCGGAACAGCACCACGCTGCAGGGCCTGGCGCCAGGCACCGCCTACCTGGTGACCGTGACGGCGGCCTTCCGCTCCGGCCGCGAGAGGGCGCTGTCGGCCAAGGCCTGCACGCCCGACGGCGAGCGCAGCCGCGCCTCGCGCCCCCAGTCGCCGGGCGCCGGGGGCCGGGAGCCGTGA